The genomic DNA CGGGTCTTCCTGCCTCGCGCCGACATCGCGACCGACACCCTGGTGGCCGGTCTGCAGGAGATCGGCTGGGAGGTCGACGACGTCACGGCCTACCGCACCGTGCGCGCTGCTCCGCCGGCGCCCGAGGTGCGTGAGGCGATCAAGACCGGCAAGTTCGACGCCGTCTGCTTCACCTCGTCCTCGACCGTACGCAACCTGGTCGGCATCGCCGGCAAGCCGCACGCCTCGACCGTCGTCGCCTGCATCGGGCCGGCCACCGCCAAGACGGCTGAGGAGCACGGCCTGCGGGTCGACGTCCTGGCCGCTGAGGCGTCCGCCGAGGCGCTCGTCGACGCGCTGGCCGACTTCGGTCGCGGGCTCATGCTCGAGGCGTCCGAGGCCGGTGAGCCGGTGCGTCGTCCGAGCGAGAAGAAGAAGGCAGGGTCGCGGCGGAAGGCCAAGGCATGACCGAGGACGGTCGTTCGCGACGTCGCCGTGAGGCGACGCCGTCCCTGAGCCTGCCGCAGCGTCCGCGTCGTCTGCGCCAGTCGCCCGCGCTGCGGCGACTGGTCGGCGAGACGAGGCTGCACCCGGCCGAGCTGGTGCTGCCGATGTTCGTCAAGGAAGGCATCGACGAGCCGGTCGAGATCCCCTCGATGCCCGGTGTCATGCAGCACACCCTCGACTCCCTCGAGGTCGCGGCGAAGGAGGCCGTCGAGGCCGGCGTCGGTGGGCTCATGCTCTTCGGAGTGCCCACCGACAAGGACGAGATCGGTTCTGGCGCAACGGATCCCGAGGGCATCCTCAATGTCGCGCTGCGTCGTCTGCGTGATGCGCTCGGCGACTCGACCGTCCTCATGGCCGACCTGTGCCTGGATGAGTTCACCTCGCACGGGCACTGCGGTGTGCTCGCCGAGGACGGCACCGTCGACAACGACGCGACGCTGCTGCGCTACGCCGAGATGGCCGTCGTGCAGGCGCAGTCGGGCGCCCACGTGGTCGGGCTCTCGGGGATGATGGACGGCCAGGTCGCCGTGTGTCGCGAGGCCCTCGACGCTGCCGGTCACACCGAGACGGTCGTGCTCGCGTACGCCGCGAAGTACACCTCCGCGCTCTACGGCCCGTTCCGCGACGCCGTGGAGTCGAGCCTCGAGGGCGACCGGTCGACGTACCAGCAGGATCCCGGCAACGCCGTCGAGGCCCTGCGCGAGGTGCGTCTCGACCTGGCCGAGGGTGCCGACATCGTGATGGTCAAGCCGGCCCTGCCCTACCTCGACGTGGTGTCGGCGGTGGCGGCCGAGTCCGACGTGCCGGTGGCGGCTTACCAGATCTCGGGTGAGATGGCGATGATCGAGGCGGCTGCGGCCAAGGGCTGGATCGACCGCGACCGGATGATCCACGAGGCGCTGACCTCGATCCGTCGCGCCGGTGCGCAGATCATCCTCAGCTACTACGCCGTCGAGGTCGCCCGGGCTCTGCGCGCCTGACGTTCTCGTCAGCGTTCGGTGGCGGCTCCGTGAAGGATCGGTGAAGTCAACCGCGCCCTGTCGCATCCGCAGCCTCGGTCTCGTTGGATGGTGACGACCGTTCCGACGACCACCCTGGGGTGCCCATGTCCGGCCCGAACGATCCGAACCTCTCTCGTCGCGGCCTCCTCGGCCTGGGCGCTGCTGCGGCCGCGGCACCGCTGCTCACCTCGGCCTCGTCGCCGGCCCAGGGCGCGCCTGTGCCGCGCGGCCTGTTCTCGCTCGGGGTGGCCTCGGGTGACCCGCTTCCGGACGGTTTCGTCCTGTGGACCCGTCTGGCACCCGAGCCGTTGGCGCCGGACGGCGCTGCAGGCATGCCGCCGCACTCGGTGCCGGTGCAGTGGCAGGTCGCGACCGACCCGTCGTTCCGATCGGTCGCCCGGCGAGGTACGACTGTCGCGACACCGCAGTGGAACCACTCGGTACACGTTGACGTGCAGGGTCTGCAGCCGGGCCGGGAGTACTGGTACCGCTTCCGCGCCGCGGGCCAGATCTCGACCGTCGGGCGAGCAGTCACGGCGCCCGCGGTCGGAGCCGCCGTGGGCGCGTTGTCCTTCGCGTTCGCGAGCTGTCAGAACTACCCGGAGGGCTACTTCACCGCGTTCGGTGACATAGCCCTCCAGGACCTCGACCTGATTGTGCACCTCGGCGACTACATCTACGAGGGCGCCGGCGCGAGCGCGATCGGACGGTCGCACCTGCCGACGCACGAGGTCTTCAGCCTGGCCGACTACCGCATCCGCCATACCCAGTACCGCACCGACCCCGATCTGCAGCTCGCGCACGCCCATGCACCGTGGATCGCGATCCTGGACGACCACGAGGTCGAGAACGACTGGGCCGGCGACATCTCCCAGCCTGACAACGAGCCCGACCAGGACCCGGTGGTCTTCCGGCAGCGGCGCGCGGCGGCGTACCAGGCGTACTGGGAGAACATGCCGATGCGGCGGGCCTCGCGCCCGAGCGGGCCCGAGATGCGACTGTTCCGCAGCTTCACCTACGGTGACCTGCTGCACCTGGACGTGCTGGACACCCGTCGCTACAGGGACGACCAGATCCTCGGCTGCGCCGAACCGTGTGACGCTCGGTGGGACCCGAACCGGCAGATGCTCGGCGAGCAGCAGGAGGCGTGGCTGCTCGACAGCCTCGGTCGGTCACAGGCCCGCTGGAACGTCCTGGGCAACCAGGTGTACATGAGCGACTCCGACCACACCGCGGGCCCGGGCGAGTCGTACAGCACTGACACGTGGGCCAACTACGCCGGTGCCCGGCAGCGTCTGTTCGCCGGGCTGCGCGACCGCGAGGTCGACAACTTCGTCGTCATCACGGGCGACGCGCATCGCAGTGTCGCGGGTGACCTGCTCGCGGACTTCCGCGACGACGCCTCGGCGGTCGTCGGCGCCGAGTTCCTCGGCACCTCGATCAGCTCGGGCGGCAATGGATCCGACCAGGACGCCCTCGGCAAGGTGTGGCTGGATGAGAACCCGTACATGAAGTTCCACAACAAGCAGCGCGGCTACCAGGTGTGTCGCCTCGACCACCGTGAGCTCGTCACGGAGTACCGGGTGATCGACCAGGTCACGCGTCCGGGAGGGACCGTGACGACGCGCGCGAAGGCGTATGTCGAGGCCGGTCGACCTGGTGTCGCGCAGATCGAGAGCTGACCTGCACGAGTAGGACAGCGCACCTCTTGCCGCTACCGTTGAACCGACGCGGAACGGCCGCGTCGGCCGATCGAGGAGTGACATGCGCAGCCCCCGTGCGGGTCGACTACGGGCGAGCGTTCTCGTCTGCGCGTTCGCCTCGGTCGTCGCCCTCGTGGCACACCCGAGCGCTCACGCCGACCGGCCCTCGGCGCCCGTGCTCACCGGCACCCCGCTCGTGGCCGGAGCCGCCGCCGCGCAGCTCGGCGCCACCGCCGCACCCACGGCCCAGGTGGTCGTCAGGTCCGCTGCCGTCTCCACCACCCAGGCCGTGGTCACCGTCGACACCGCTGGCTGGAAGCTCGCGACCGACGTGGTCCGGCTCCTGGCGGCCGACGGCACGCCGATCGCCGATGCCCACCTGACCCGCAGCGGCAAGGCGGTCATCCCGGTCACCGTCAAGCCGTCCGGCACGCGGCCCGTCGTCGTGACGTTCCCCGGTACGACGACACGACGCCCGGTGGTCGCGAGCACGGCGCCGGCGTTGCTCGCCACCTCCCAGTGGCGCGTCGTCAACAAGGTGACGCCGGCCGGCCCGTCGTACAAACCGCGTGAGCTGGTCGTCGGCTCCCGCGTTCAGATCGACCGCCGAGCCGCCGCCCCGCTCGCGGCCATGATCAAGGCCGCGGCCGCGGACAAGGCCGGTTTCTACGCCTCCAACGGCTATCGCGCGTACGGCTGGCAGCAGGGGCTCTACACCTCCTACGCCCGCCGCGACGGCGCCCTTGCAGCCGACTCCTACTCCGCCCGCCCGGGCTACAGCGAGCACCAGACCGGGCTGGCGTTCGACGCGAAGGCCATCGACAACCGGTGCTCGCTGCAGGCCTGCTTCGGTCGTACGCCGTCGGGCCGCTGGCTCGCGGCCCACGCCCCGGCGTACGGCTTCCTCGTGCGCTACACCCCGGTCAACTCGGTGATCACGGGCTACTCGCCCGAGCCGTGGCACCTGCGCTACGTCGGCACCTGGATGACCGCCTACCTCAAG from Luteipulveratus halotolerans includes the following:
- a CDS encoding alkaline phosphatase D family protein, with the translated sequence MSGPNDPNLSRRGLLGLGAAAAAAPLLTSASSPAQGAPVPRGLFSLGVASGDPLPDGFVLWTRLAPEPLAPDGAAGMPPHSVPVQWQVATDPSFRSVARRGTTVATPQWNHSVHVDVQGLQPGREYWYRFRAAGQISTVGRAVTAPAVGAAVGALSFAFASCQNYPEGYFTAFGDIALQDLDLIVHLGDYIYEGAGASAIGRSHLPTHEVFSLADYRIRHTQYRTDPDLQLAHAHAPWIAILDDHEVENDWAGDISQPDNEPDQDPVVFRQRRAAAYQAYWENMPMRRASRPSGPEMRLFRSFTYGDLLHLDVLDTRRYRDDQILGCAEPCDARWDPNRQMLGEQQEAWLLDSLGRSQARWNVLGNQVYMSDSDHTAGPGESYSTDTWANYAGARQRLFAGLRDREVDNFVVITGDAHRSVAGDLLADFRDDASAVVGAEFLGTSISSGGNGSDQDALGKVWLDENPYMKFHNKQRGYQVCRLDHRELVTEYRVIDQVTRPGGTVTTRAKAYVEAGRPGVAQIES
- a CDS encoding M15 family metallopeptidase, with protein sequence MRSPRAGRLRASVLVCAFASVVALVAHPSAHADRPSAPVLTGTPLVAGAAAAQLGATAAPTAQVVVRSAAVSTTQAVVTVDTAGWKLATDVVRLLAADGTPIADAHLTRSGKAVIPVTVKPSGTRPVVVTFPGTTTRRPVVASTAPALLATSQWRVVNKVTPAGPSYKPRELVVGSRVQIDRRAAAPLAAMIKAAAADKAGFYASNGYRAYGWQQGLYTSYARRDGALAADSYSARPGYSEHQTGLAFDAKAIDNRCSLQACFGRTPSGRWLAAHAPAYGFLVRYTPVNSVITGYSPEPWHLRYVGTWMTAYLKESGETSLEEALGLPAAPDYIGPNAFAANP
- the hemB gene encoding porphobilinogen synthase; translated protein: MTEDGRSRRRREATPSLSLPQRPRRLRQSPALRRLVGETRLHPAELVLPMFVKEGIDEPVEIPSMPGVMQHTLDSLEVAAKEAVEAGVGGLMLFGVPTDKDEIGSGATDPEGILNVALRRLRDALGDSTVLMADLCLDEFTSHGHCGVLAEDGTVDNDATLLRYAEMAVVQAQSGAHVVGLSGMMDGQVAVCREALDAAGHTETVVLAYAAKYTSALYGPFRDAVESSLEGDRSTYQQDPGNAVEALREVRLDLAEGADIVMVKPALPYLDVVSAVAAESDVPVAAYQISGEMAMIEAAAAKGWIDRDRMIHEALTSIRRAGAQIILSYYAVEVARALRA